The proteins below are encoded in one region of Hordeum vulgare subsp. vulgare chromosome 3H, MorexV3_pseudomolecules_assembly, whole genome shotgun sequence:
- the LOC123440173 gene encoding WRKY transcription factor SUSIBA2-like — translation MRMAVAGAVAAYRFHPHAAGVGRSMAFPRPSPSGSGCPYGRSGASLSSPAFGAAAGPEVLMQQLDVLDYLSDDGGVPGTAGAPLPVEAPVVPDVGYSDHTSRAAAVAVAASGKIAFRTRSEEEILDDGYKWRKYGKKSVKNSPNPRNYYRCSTEGCNVKKRVERDKDDANYVVTMYEGVHNHASPGMIYYAAQDPASGRFFVTGTHHLAP, via the exons ATGCGCATGGCGGTAGCTGGAGCCGTGGCAGCGTATCGCTTCCACCCGCACGCCGCCGGCGTCGGCCGCTCGATGGCGTTTCCCCGCCCGTCGCCGTCGGGGTCCGGCTGCCCATACGGCCGCTCTGGAGCCTCGTTGAGCTCTCCCGCCTTTGGTGCGGCCGCCGGGCCCGAGGTGCTTATGCAGCAGCTAGACGTCCTGGACTACTTGTCGGACGACGGCGGGGTGCCCGGCACGGCCGGCGCACCGCTGCCGGTAGAAGCGCCGGTTGTGCCGGATGTTGGTTACTCTGATCATACGAG TAGGGCGgccgcggtggcggtggcggcgagCGGCAAGATCGCGTTTCGGACGAGGTCGGAGGAGGAGATACTGGATGACGGCTACAAGTGGAGGAAGTACGGCAAGAAGTCTGTCAAGAACAGCCCTAATCCAAG GAACTACTATCGGTGTTCAACGGAGGGGTGCAACGTGAAGAAGAGGGTAGAGAGAGACAAAGATGACGCAAACTATGTTGTGACGATGTATGAGGGGGTTCACAACCACGCGAGCCCTGGCATGATTTACTATGCTGCTCAAGATCCTGCTTCAGGTCGCTTCTTCGTTACTGGGACACATCACCTAGCTCCTTGA